In a genomic window of Streptomyces noursei ATCC 11455:
- a CDS encoding DUF969 domain-containing protein: MIVLLGVLVVVIGFATKRNALLVVAAAGIITGLLGGLSPAKVLAAFGEGFAGSRAVTIFAITLPVIGLLERYGLQEQARTLIARFGRLTTGRFLALYLGLRQIGAAVGLTNVFGHAQTVRPLAVPMAEGAAERRYGRLPARTREKIRSFAAGADNVGLFFGEDVFLAVGSILLITGFVNTTYGTHLEPLHLALWAIPTALCAFVVHGWRLLRLDRFLERELLAANAHPAIAEGAAR, from the coding sequence CGTGATCGGCTTCGCCACGAAACGCAATGCCCTGCTGGTCGTCGCCGCGGCCGGCATCATCACCGGCCTGCTCGGCGGGCTCTCGCCCGCGAAGGTGCTGGCCGCCTTCGGCGAGGGCTTCGCCGGCAGTCGCGCGGTGACCATCTTCGCGATCACCCTCCCGGTCATCGGCCTCCTGGAGCGCTACGGCCTCCAGGAGCAGGCCCGCACCCTGATCGCCCGGTTCGGCCGGCTCACCACCGGGCGGTTCCTCGCGCTCTACCTGGGCCTGCGACAGATCGGCGCGGCCGTGGGACTGACCAACGTCTTCGGGCACGCCCAGACGGTCCGCCCGCTGGCGGTCCCGATGGCGGAGGGCGCCGCCGAGCGCCGCTACGGCCGGCTCCCCGCCCGCACCCGGGAGAAGATCCGCTCGTTCGCGGCCGGCGCGGACAACGTCGGCCTGTTCTTCGGGGAGGACGTCTTCCTCGCCGTCGGCTCGATCCTGCTGATCACCGGCTTCGTGAACACCACCTACGGGACCCACCTCGAACCGCTGCACCTGGCGCTGTGGGCGATCCCCACCGCGCTGTGCGCCTTCGTCGTCCACGGCTGGCGGCTGCTGCGTCTGGACCGCTTCCTGGAGCGCGAACTGCTCGCCGCCAACGCCCACCCCGCCATCGCAGAAGGGGCCGCCCGATGA
- a CDS encoding DUF979 domain-containing protein: MIKAEWFYWLVGLSFLVMAAQMVTDRSNPKRFGTGAFWGLIGAGFIYSSWVVTKQAPAEPLGAAVLVMAVLAGFGFTGRGTPRTTTPEERTASAARLGNKLFVPALTIPVVAMACAIGVKHLSIGGEPVLQKGSETILGLGLGAVVALVVGMVLLREKRLSVPVRSGRTMLEAMGWAMLLPQMLATLGAIFQVSGVGGQVGKLATAVLPKDSLYVAVVVYCVGMFAFTLIMGNAFAAFPVMTAAVGWPVLIGHFHGNPAAVLALGMLAGFCGTLVTPMAANFNIVPAALLELKDQYGPIKAQLPTAGILLGCNIVIMALFAF; encoded by the coding sequence ATGATCAAGGCAGAGTGGTTCTACTGGCTCGTCGGCCTCAGCTTCCTGGTGATGGCCGCCCAGATGGTCACCGACCGCAGCAACCCCAAGCGCTTCGGGACCGGCGCCTTCTGGGGGCTGATCGGCGCCGGGTTCATCTACAGCAGCTGGGTCGTCACCAAGCAGGCGCCGGCCGAACCGCTGGGCGCCGCGGTGCTCGTCATGGCCGTCCTCGCCGGCTTCGGCTTCACCGGCCGCGGCACCCCGCGCACCACCACCCCCGAGGAGCGCACGGCGAGCGCCGCCCGGCTCGGCAACAAGCTCTTCGTCCCGGCCCTGACCATCCCGGTCGTCGCGATGGCCTGCGCGATCGGCGTCAAGCACCTGTCCATCGGAGGCGAACCGGTCCTCCAGAAGGGCAGCGAGACCATCCTCGGCCTCGGCCTCGGCGCGGTCGTCGCGCTCGTCGTCGGCATGGTGCTGCTGCGCGAGAAGCGACTCTCGGTGCCCGTGCGGTCCGGTCGCACCATGCTGGAGGCGATGGGCTGGGCGATGCTGCTGCCGCAGATGCTGGCCACGCTCGGTGCCATCTTCCAGGTCTCCGGCGTCGGCGGGCAGGTCGGCAAGCTCGCCACCGCCGTGCTGCCGAAGGACTCCCTCTACGTCGCCGTGGTCGTCTACTGCGTGGGCATGTTCGCCTTCACGCTCATCATGGGCAACGCCTTCGCCGCCTTTCCCGTGATGACCGCCGCCGTCGGCTGGCCCGTCCTGATCGGGCACTTCCACGGCAACCCGGCCGCCGTCCTGGCCCTCGGCATGCTCGCCGGCTTCTGCGGGACGCTGGTCACCCCGATGGCCGCCAACTTCAACATCGTCCCGGCGGCGCTACTGGAACTGAAGGACCAGTACGGGCCCATCAAGGCGCAGTTGCCGACCGCCGGCATCCTGCTGGGCTGCAACATCGTGATCATGGCGCTGTTCGCGTTCTGA
- the pcp gene encoding pyroglutamyl-peptidase I — MTATTPPSRTTPTPPTRVLFTGFEPFGGEATNPSWRAVRAAVAAPLDGLALHAAELPCVYGDSLTALRAAIDEVGPDIVVCVGQAGGRPDLTVERVALNVDDARIPDNAGAEPIDAPIVPGGPAAYFATLPIKACVAAVRAAGLPASVSNTAGTFVCNHVFYGLAHLIATELPHVRGGFVHIPYAPEQVTDRAQPSLPVDAVATALREIAVTAARTRTDLRVAEGATH, encoded by the coding sequence ATGACCGCCACCACCCCGCCGAGCCGCACGACTCCCACCCCGCCCACCCGCGTCCTGTTCACCGGCTTCGAGCCGTTCGGCGGCGAAGCCACCAATCCGTCCTGGCGCGCGGTGCGCGCCGCGGTCGCCGCCCCGCTCGACGGGCTGGCGTTGCACGCCGCCGAACTCCCCTGCGTCTACGGCGACTCGCTGACCGCCCTGCGCGCGGCGATCGACGAGGTGGGTCCGGACATCGTGGTATGTGTCGGACAGGCGGGCGGGCGCCCGGACCTCACCGTCGAACGCGTCGCCCTCAACGTGGACGACGCCCGCATCCCCGACAACGCGGGCGCGGAACCGATCGACGCGCCGATCGTGCCGGGCGGTCCCGCCGCCTACTTCGCCACCCTGCCGATCAAGGCGTGCGTGGCCGCGGTGCGCGCCGCGGGCCTGCCGGCCTCGGTCTCCAACACCGCCGGGACCTTCGTCTGCAACCACGTCTTCTACGGGCTCGCCCACCTCATCGCCACCGAACTGCCCCATGTGCGCGGCGGATTCGTGCACATCCCCTACGCGCCCGAGCAGGTCACCGACCGCGCCCAGCCGTCGCTGCCGGTCGACGCGGTCGCCACCGCGCTGCGCGAGATCGCCGTCACCGCCGCCCGTACCCGCACCGACCTGCGGGTCGCCGAGGGGGCCACGCACTGA